The following proteins are co-located in the Brassica napus cultivar Da-Ae chromosome C7 unlocalized genomic scaffold, Da-Ae chrC07_Random_6, whole genome shotgun sequence genome:
- the LOC106449777 gene encoding F-box/kelch-repeat protein At4g19930: MVFSFDLGVILQRDTRRTKRRWKVIRRRRRRDISKGHEPSLEIPLDLVIEIFRRLPPKSLTRFKLVSKLWSSIVCSKYLTDLSSSPRIYMWLGFDEEKILVSSSPSSPDLDGSFVIDQDLTISAMKGYSVSHVYRGLMCFTNGTNAQIFNTTTRQLVVLPEIEESNIIAEEYKFRKVIYRIGHDPVHDQYKVVCIVSTHNVRRMEHWVFTLGGGVSRQWRKIPSPCPQHSPFTQGLTMNGRMYYLGLVPDLLSPVFVRFDISSEEISVLQNVEDAFWCRYYYTEIIEYDGKLAILDYSDLVKDGVMELWVREDEEKNSWSRKTLVLHPSHMNMVKTHIVHNMSLRVQGTTRNGDVILVPQHITRPDDQFIVLPQVTTHFYVFLYNLQKNHLRKVYIKSNRYNTKRWDVVGFDDIENFMSL, from the coding sequence ATGGTTTTTTCTTTTGACCTTGGAGTCATCTTACAACGAGACACAAGAAGAACGAAGAGGAGATGGAAggtaataagaagaagaagacgtagAGACATATCTAAGGGCCATGAACCGTCACTGGAGATTCCTTTAGATCTCGTGATAGAGATTTTCAGAAGACTCCCTCCCAAATCTCTAACGAGGTTCAAATTAGTCTCCAAGCTCTGGTCATCCATTGTTTGTTCCAAATATCTTACCGACCTTTCATCATCGCCACGTATATACATGTGGTTGGGCTTCGACGAAGAAAAGATATTAGTATCATCGTCACCGTCTTCTCCTGACTTGGACGGTTCCTTTGTAATTGACCAAGATTTGACAATCTCAGCGATGAAAGGCTACTCGGTATCTCACGTTTATCGCGGGTTGATGTGCTTTACAAATGGCACAAATGCACAAATTTTTAACACGACCACTAGGCAACTTGTTGTCTTGCCTGAGATAGAAGAATCCAACATTATAGCTGAAGAGTACAAGTTTAGGAAGGTCATATACCGTATCGGACACGACCCTGTTCATGATCAATATAAAGTGGTTTGCATAGTTTCAACACACAATGTTCGAAGGATGGAGCATTGGGTCTTCACACTAGGAGGAGGTGTGTCTAGACAATGGAGAAAGATACCAAGTCCATGTCCACAACATAGTCCTTTCACACAAGGATTGACAATGAATGGGCGTATGTATTACCTAGGTTTGGTTCCTGATTTGCTTTCTCCTGTGTTTGTGAGATTCGATATTAGTTCTGAAGAAATCAGCGTGCTCCAAAATGTTGAAGATGCCTTTTGGTGTCGGTATTATTATACTGAGATTATAGAATACGATGGAAAACTAGCTATTTTAGACTATTCCGATCTTGTAAAAGACGGTGTGATGGAACTATGGGTGAGggaagatgaagagaagaataGTTGGTCAAGGAAGACTTTGGTGTTGCATCCTTCTCATATGAATATGGTCAAAACGCATATAGTCCATAATATGAGTTTGAGGGTACAAGGTACAACTAGAAACGGTGACGTTATCTTGGTTCCTCAACATATTACTAGACCCGACGACCAGTTTATCGTTTTACCTCAAGTTACAACTCATTTCTACGTGTTTCTTTACAATCTACAAAAGAACCATTTGAGAAAAGTTTACATAAAATCCAACCGCTACAACACCAAAAGATGGGACGTTGTTGGATTTGACGACATTGAGAACTTCATGTCTCTCTAA